A genomic window from Emys orbicularis isolate rEmyOrb1 chromosome 8, rEmyOrb1.hap1, whole genome shotgun sequence includes:
- the LOC135882526 gene encoding ovoinhibitor-like: protein MTGVFVLLTLATWCFSAVALGSEVDCSKYPRGTAEDGKVLTACPFILEEVCGTDGVTYPSECGLCAHNSEHGTNLSKKHDGKCQQNIVPFDCSQQPSFIDEDGKVQMRCPRILAEVCGTDGVTYPNECTLCAHNLEHQKNIIKKHNGKCEQEIVLLDCSQYLRTKAEDGKVLIGCPRILAEVCGTDGVTYSNECMLCAHNLERGENINKKHDGECKHEIVPLNCSEYHRGKVLIPCPRILAEVCGTDGVTYPNDCMLCAHNLKHRTSVSKKHDGECKEKIAVRECTSYRRTTTDNGKVLVVCPRILQTVCGTDGVTYANECEMCAHNLEQGTNVSKEHDGRCKREVVPVDCSKYRRVATKDGNVLTACPLILDEVCGTDGVTYPSECGLCAHNFERGTSITKKHDGKCKQETAEVDCSDYVEPSPFCTLEYIAHCGSDGTTYSNKCHFCNAVAVTKGAVTLDHFGEC, encoded by the exons ATGACAGGTGTTTTTGTGCTCCTTACTCTAGCAACATGGTGCTTTTCAG CTGTTGCCCTGGGCAGTGAG GTAGATTGTAGTAAGTACCCCCGGGGTACTGCGGAGGATGGCAAAGTACTGACAGCCTGCCCATTCATCctggaggaagtctgtggcacagatGGTGTCACTTACCCCAGCGAATGTGGACTGTGCGCACACAATTC TGAGCATGGGACCAACCTTAGCAAAAAGCATGATGGAAAATGTCAACAGAACATTGTGCCG TTCGATTGCAGTCAGCAGCCCAGCTTTATTGATGAGGATGGCAAAGTCCAGATGCGCTGCCCTAGGATCCTGGCTGAGGTCTGTGGCACAGATGGCGTCACTTACCCCAATGAATGTACGCTGTGTGCCCATAACCT TGAACATCAGAAAAACATTATCAAAAAACACAATGGAAAATGTGAACAGGAAATTGTGCTG CTCGATTGCAGTCAGTACCTCAGGACTAAAGCTGAGGACGGCAAAGTTCTGATAGGCTGCCCAAGGATCCTGGCTGAGGTCTGTGGCACCGATGGCGTCACTTACTCCAATGAATGTATGCTGTGTGCCCACAACCT AGAACGCGGGGAAAACATTAACAAAAAGCATGATGGAGAATGCAAACATGAAATCGTCCCG CTTAATTGTAGTGAGTACCACCGCGGCAAAGTCCTGATACCCTGCCCCAGGATCCTGGCTGAGGTCTGTGGCACCGATGGCGTCACTTACCCCAATGACTGTATGCTGTGTGCCCACAACCT GAAACACCGGACCAGTGTTAGCAAAAAGCACGACGGCGAGTGCAAAGAGAAAATAGCTGTG CGTGAGTGTACTTCATACCGCAGGACTACTACTGACAACGGCAAAGTACTGGTAGTCTGCCCCAGGATCCTGCAAACAGTGTGTGGCACAGATGGTGTCACTTATGCCAATGAATGCGAGATGTGTGCCCATAACCT AGAACAAGGGACCAATGTCAGCAAAGAACACGATGGAAGATGCAAACGGGAAGTTGTGCCG GTGGATTGTAGTAAGTACCGCCGGGTCGCTACTAAGGATGGCAACGTTCTGACAGCCTGCCCACTTATCCTGGATGAGGTCTGCGGCACAGATGGCGTCACTTACCCCAGCGAATGTGGGCTGTGTGCCCATAACTT TGAACGTGGAACCAGTATTACCAAGAAACATGATGGGAAATGCAAACAGGAAACTGCAGAG GTTGACTGCAGTGATTATGTTGAACCCAGCCCCTTCTGCACGCTGGAGTACATTGCCCATTGTGGCTCTGACGGCACAACCTACAGCAACAAATGTCACTTCTGCAACGCAGTCGC ggTAACCAAGGGAGCTGTCACCTTGGACCATTTTGGAGAATGTTGA